The sequence GCCGGACCGAGCACATGTTCATGGCCGAGGACCGCCAGCCGAAGATGCGGCGGATGATCATGGCGGGGACGCGGGAGGCGCGCAAGGACGCGCTCGAGCAGCTGCTGCCTTTGCAGCAGGAGGACTTCGAAGGGCTGTTCGAGGCGATGAAGGGCCTGCCGGTGACGATCCGGCTGCTGGACCCGCCGCTGCACGAGTTCCTTCCCGACCTGCCGGACCTGGCGGCGCAGGTGGAGCGCGCGCGGATTGAATGCACGGACGACCTCGAGGAGCTCGAGGAGCTGCTCGAGACGACGGAGCGGATCTCGGAGGAGAACCCGATGCTCGGCACGCGCGGGTGCCGGCTGGGGATCCTCTACCCCGAGATCTACGAGATGCAGGTCCACGCCATCCTGCGGGCGGCGAAGGCGATGGACGAGCCGCCGCACCCGGAGATCATGATCCCGCTCGTGGACTACGAGCACGAGATCGAGCTCATGCGGGAGCTCGTGGTCCGGATCGGGAACGACGAAGGGCTGCATGAGGGAGAGGACTACACGGTCGGAACCATGATCGAGCTCCCCCGAGCGTGTTTTGTTGCAGATCGCATCGCAAAATTTGCAGACTTCTTCTCTTTCGGCACGAATGACCTGACCCAGACGGCGCTCGGGTTCTCCCGCGACGATGTCGAGTCGAAGTTCGTGCCGGTCTACATGGAGCAGAAGATCATCGACCGGTCGCCGTTCGAGACGATCGACAAGCCGGGAGTCGGCTGGCTCGTGCGGCTCGCGGCGTGGGTCGGGCGCGAGGCGCGTCCCGACCTCAAGCTCGGCATCTGCGGCGAGCACGGGGGCGACCCCGATTCGATCGAGTTCTTCCACATGGCGGGGCTCGACTACGTGTCGTGCTCGCCGTTCCGGGTGCCGATCGCGCGGGTCGCCGCCGCCCAGGCGGCGATCATCCATGCGCACGATCGGTCATGGGCTGACGCGTAATCGCAAAGAATGTGTGCCGACTTCGCGCAGTCGGCCGGCGATGTCCTCGGGGGCGTCAGAATGGGAAGGGTGAGCGCGCCGACCGTCAGTGATTTCGCCTCCGCCCAGCAGGAGCGTGAGGCCGCGTGGCTGTCCCCGCTCGCCGCGCGGTCGTATCCCGCCGTGCGCGAGCGCGCCGAAGCGGACGCGCCGCTGCGCACGCCGTTCCAGCGCGACCGCGACCGGATCGTGCACTCGAAGGCGTTCCGGCGGCTCAAGCACAAGACGCAGGTGTTCGTCTCGCCCGAAGGCGACCACTTCCGCACGCGGCTCACCCACACGCTCGAGGTGACCGGGATCAGCCGCACGGTCGCGCGGGCACTGCGCCTGAACGAGGACCTGACGGAGGCGATCGGGCTCGGGCACGACGTCGGGCACCCGCCGTTCGGGCACATCGGCGAGGACGTGCTGGACCGCGCAGGGCGCGAGCGCTTCGGGCGAGGGTTCCGGCACAACGAGCACTCGCTGCGCGTGGTGTCGGTCCTGGAGGGCCTGAACCTGACCGAGCCGGTGCGCGACGGGATCCTGCGCCACTCCAGCGGGGCGGGGGAGCCGGCGACGCTCGAAGGCAAGATCGTCCGGCTCGTCGACCGGATCGCGTACATCAACCACGACATCGACGACGCGGTGCGTGCGGGCGTGCTGCTCGCGACGGACCTGCCGGCGCGCGAGATCGCCATCCTCGGGCCGACGGGTCCGGCGCGGATCGACACGCTGGTGAACGATCTGGTGTCGCACTCGGAGGCGGCGGGGGACATCGTGCAGGGCGAGGAGATCGGCCGCGCGATGTACTCGTTGCGCTCGTTCATGTTCGAGCGCGTCTATCTCGGTCCGGCGCAGCGTGAGCAGGCCAAGCGGGTCGAGCGCGTGCTGCGAGGGCTCTTCGACTGGTACTGCGAGCACCCGGACGAGCTGCCGCCGGGGGAGATGCCGGACCGTGTGATCGACTATCTGGCGGGGATGACCGACCGGTTCGCCATCCGGGCCTGGAGCGAGCGCTTCGTCCCGTCGGGCCTGGCGGCCTGATGGCGCGCTACACGGACGAGTCGCGCGAGCGGGTCCGGGACGCCGTCGACTTCGCCGAGGTCGTGGGCGCGCGGACGGAGCTGCGCCGGTCCGGCATCGCCCGGCTGGAAGGGCTGTGCCCGTTCCACGACGAGCGCTCGCCGTCGTTCGGCATCAACCCGACGGAGAAGGTCTACTACTGCTTCGGCTGCGGCGCGGGCGGCGACGTCTTCAAGTTCGTCATGGAGACGGAGAACCTGAACTTCGGCGAGGCCCTGGAGTCGCTCGCGGAGCGGTACCGCGTGCCGCTCGAGCGCGAGTCGGAGGACCCGCGGGAGGCTGAGCGCCGGCAGCGGCGCGACCGGCTGCTCGCCCTGCTCGAGCGCACGGCGGCCTACTACGTGCGCGTGCTGTGGGAGTCGCCCGAGGCCGAGGAGGCGCGCGCCTACCTGCAGTCGCGTGGGCTCGAGGAGGGTGCGCTGCGGGCGTTCCGGGTCGGGTACGCGCCGGACACGTGGGATCGCGTGGTGCTCGGGTCGCGGAAGGCCGGTTACGGGGAAGGCGAGCTGGTGGCGGCGGGGTTGGCCTCGCGCTCCAGCCGCGGCACGCTGATCGATCGCTTCCGCGGGCGGATCACGTTCCCGCTGGCCGACGAGCGCGGCCGCGTGCTCGGCTTCGGCGCGCGGGCGATGAAGCCTGACGACAAGCCGAAGTACCTCAACACGTCCGAGAGCGAGCTGTTCCACAAGGGGCGGATCGTCTACGGCGCCGATCTGGCCCGCGCCGCGGCGGCCAAGGCGGGGCGCGTGGTGCTCGTGGAGGGCTACACCGACGTGATCGCGCTGCACCAGGCGGGCGTGCCGGAGGTCGTCGCGCAGATGGGCACGGCGCTGACCGACGCCCAGGTCGACGCGATCGCGCGGCTCGCGCCCAAGGCGTTGTTCTGCCAGGACCCGGACCGCGCCGGCCAGGAGTCGGTCGCGAAGGGGATCGCGGCCCTGCGCACGCACAACAAAGGCCGGTCGACGCGCGCCGTCGAGTTCCGCATCGTGCGGCTACCGCTGGGCGAGGACCCGGCGGACGTCGTCCAGAAGGCCGGCGCCGAGCGGATGCGCGAGCTGCTGGAGAAGGCGATCCCGATCGAGCGCTTCGAGGTCGAGCGTGCGCTGGAGCAGCCCGACTCGAGCACGGACGACATGCTCTCCGCCATCAAGCCGATCATCGCGTCGATGTCGGCGACGCTGCTCCGTGACGAGCTCGTGCGCCTGGTCGCGGACCGCTTCGCGATGCGCCCGGAGCTCGTCAACCAGCTCCTGCAGGCGCCGGACACCCGGCAGCCGCCGTTCACCGCGCGCTCGCGCGGCGACATGCGCGGGCGCGGCGAGCCCGGCCGCGGCGGCAATCCGCCGCGTGCCGGCTGGACCCGGGGCGGAGCGGGCCAGCAACGGCCGGCGGGCGGCGGCTACGCCCAGGGCGGCAATGGCCAGGACGGCGGCTATGCCCAAGGAGGGGGCGGACCGCGGCCCGGAGGCCAAGCGGCACCGCGACAGGCCGGTGCCGGGCAGCACCCGAGCGCGCAGGCGGGCGGCGGGCAAGCGCATACGCAGAATCCGCACCCGGGCGCCGGTCAGGGGCAGTCGCACCCGGGCGCCGGGCAAGGGCAGACGCACTCGGGCGCCGGTCAGGGGCAGTCGCACCCGGGCGCCGCTCAGGGGCAGCCGCCGTTGCCGCCGGACGCCGGGCAAGCGCAGCCGCGACCCGCGGCCCCCGATCACGCGCACGCCGCGCAACACGGGCAGCGTGAGGCCGGGGCGGGTCCCGCGGCTCCTCAGCCGGGCACCGGGGGCGCCGCAACGCCCGCGAACTCGACCGGGCTGGACGCCCACCCGCCGGGCCCGCAGAGCTTTCCGGGCACGTCCGGCACCGTCGGCGCGCCCGCGGACCCGTTCGCCGATGGGCCGCCTCCGCCCGAGTGGGACGGGTTCTCCGGCGGGGAGGACGTCGACCCGGGGGGATTCGGGTCGCCTGACGAATGGGCGGACGCTTCGGGAGCCGTCGATCCA comes from Solirubrobacter pauli and encodes:
- a CDS encoding deoxyguanosinetriphosphate triphosphohydrolase, translating into MSAPTVSDFASAQQEREAAWLSPLAARSYPAVRERAEADAPLRTPFQRDRDRIVHSKAFRRLKHKTQVFVSPEGDHFRTRLTHTLEVTGISRTVARALRLNEDLTEAIGLGHDVGHPPFGHIGEDVLDRAGRERFGRGFRHNEHSLRVVSVLEGLNLTEPVRDGILRHSSGAGEPATLEGKIVRLVDRIAYINHDIDDAVRAGVLLATDLPAREIAILGPTGPARIDTLVNDLVSHSEAAGDIVQGEEIGRAMYSLRSFMFERVYLGPAQREQAKRVERVLRGLFDWYCEHPDELPPGEMPDRVIDYLAGMTDRFAIRAWSERFVPSGLAA
- the dnaG gene encoding DNA primase, with amino-acid sequence MARYTDESRERVRDAVDFAEVVGARTELRRSGIARLEGLCPFHDERSPSFGINPTEKVYYCFGCGAGGDVFKFVMETENLNFGEALESLAERYRVPLERESEDPREAERRQRRDRLLALLERTAAYYVRVLWESPEAEEARAYLQSRGLEEGALRAFRVGYAPDTWDRVVLGSRKAGYGEGELVAAGLASRSSRGTLIDRFRGRITFPLADERGRVLGFGARAMKPDDKPKYLNTSESELFHKGRIVYGADLARAAAAKAGRVVLVEGYTDVIALHQAGVPEVVAQMGTALTDAQVDAIARLAPKALFCQDPDRAGQESVAKGIAALRTHNKGRSTRAVEFRIVRLPLGEDPADVVQKAGAERMRELLEKAIPIERFEVERALEQPDSSTDDMLSAIKPIIASMSATLLRDELVRLVADRFAMRPELVNQLLQAPDTRQPPFTARSRGDMRGRGEPGRGGNPPRAGWTRGGAGQQRPAGGGYAQGGNGQDGGYAQGGGGPRPGGQAAPRQAGAGQHPSAQAGGGQAHTQNPHPGAGQGQSHPGAGQGQTHSGAGQGQSHPGAAQGQPPLPPDAGQAQPRPAAPDHAHAAQHGQREAGAGPAAPQPGTGGAATPANSTGLDAHPPGPQSFPGTSGTVGAPADPFADGPPPPEWDGFSGGEDVDPGGFGSPDEWADASGAVDPGPVGPPPGAWEQPPPAGWSPQPPAQQQGWQRDWQPRGGGGRRDQRGGGRGGWRGGGGGRDRDRYRRDDPIPDPIDPQAALAMRERHEHAFLAFCIALPEEGERRLADFDVEDYFSAPATRRAAAYLRGRLRSPTAHLPAGDENLARVIAKLVVDSGMLEATSAKFELEALQLELHRIERRISNARVSGAAGVSELAVERQRVLNEIRTRLT